The DNA window TTGGCCGCCTTCAGCAGTGAACTCAGCACCATCGGGCTGGATTTATTGCTGAAGTGGGCCACGACGCGCATGTAGGCGATCGCGGCGTCCTGACGCTTTGCCGGGTCATTACCGGCGGTTGCGGCGGAGCACTCGGCCAGCGTGTACAAGGCCGTAAGCTGGTGCGTCGGATCGGTGAACAACGCCTTGTTCTTGTTGATCACGTCTGACGCGGCGGCGTAGTTCTTGGTGCTCAGTGCGGCATTGGCCTGCATGACGAGCAACGCCGGGTTCTTGTCGGCACCCGGAGCGCCGGCGAGTAGCCGCATCGCCTTGTCGGGCTCGGAATTGGCAATATAGAGCTCGCCGAGGAACTCCCGGACCAGGTCGGTCTGCTTGGTGGCAAAGGCACGTTCGACGTCGGGAATGGCCCGGCCGATCAGCGCCTTGTCATCGGGAATGGCCGGCTTCTTTTCCTTCGCCTGGTTGGGGTCGCGGGCGGCCAGCTGTACGAACGCCTTGGCCGACAGCGGGAACTGGCCGGCCTTTTCCGCCGCGGCCACCAGCCGGAACACCGAGCGATCCTTCACCCAATCCTTGCGGCTGGCGCTGATTGCCTTGTCGTAGTTAGTCGCCGCGACGTCCCACTTCTCGGCCTCGTAGGCGTCCTCGGCGGCGTTGAGAGCGGCTTCGCCGTCGGCGTTTACCTTGACGATCGCGTCCAAGGGTCGCTGAGTGCTGTTGCCGGTGGACTTGTTCTGCCAGACGAGGTTGCCGCCCTCGACCTTCATGACCGTCCCCTCGGCCTTGATTGCAGCACCACCGGTGCCGTACCAGATCGTGTCGGCCAGACCGGCGGACGGGATGGCGGTCGCCACGAGAAAGGCGAGCGAGCGGCCGATGCGTTTCATGGAAGTCGAATGGCTGCGGGTCATCGAAGTCGTTTCCTTTCCGCCAGGACGATCGCGAGGGAAGGCGGGGTTCGTCTGGCGGCTGTTAGTACGGTCCGCCTTGGCGGACGCGCTGCCGACGGCAAGGCGATCACATCATCGAACGGAAACCGCGTCAGTTCTCCGCCGGGAGTTTTGCGGTTTCCAAGCCAATGCAGGAGAGGGGGGTCGAACCCCTACACCTTGCGGTACAGGATCCTAAGTCCTGCGCGTCTGCCAATTCCGCCACTCCTGCAAGGATTGCTCAGTTGTCACGACCCAGCTTTCACAACTCTGTGGAATGGCCGCCTTCAGTCAGAACGCTTGAAGGGGCGGCGTCTTAGGTCGTTCCGGCATTACATAGGGGAAAGGAAGCGGAGTCAAACAAATCGTGGGTGGTACGGTGGCAGTTCGAAAGCAGCAAAATCAGGCGGCATGGTTCTCCGCAAAGTCGATGGCCCGCTTATTCATGTTGCGGCGCGTGTAATTGGAATATCCCTCAGGATTGTCCGTGAGAAGGCCCCTAGCCTGCCTCTGAAGGCGCGCCATGAGTTCCATGCGCTCTTCTGGGGTGCGGTGCTCCGAAATCCGCTTGAGAAAGCGATCACGGATCGCAAGTTGTTCGGCTATGTCTTCCATCGCTGCATTAGTATACTCGACGGATTAACCGTTCAAAGCACAGGCTTTTCGGCCTGTGACCGTGTCCGCTGCAGGACGGAAGACTCTGCTACTCCTATGCCACGCAAGCTGTACCTCGAAACCTTCGGCTGCCAGATGAACGTGCTCGACAGCGAGCTTGTCTTGGGCCAGCTCCGCGCGCAAGGCTATGTCTCGACTGAAGATCGAGAATCGGCCGACGTCATCCTCTACAACACCTGCTCTGTCCGCGAACACGCCGAGCAGAAGGTGTGGAGCAGGCTTGGGGAGCTGCGACAGCGAAAGAAGGACGATCCGAACCTGGTCATCGGCGTCATCGGCTGCATGGCCGAGCGCGATGGCAAGAACATCTTCGACAAGTTCCCGCAAGTCGACATCCTGTGCGGTCCCGGGGAGTTGGATAAGCTGCCCGGTCTGATCCACAACGCCAGCGTTACCACGCTGGCGAAGGATGAAGGCGGAAGGATGAAGGATGAAGGGAATCCTTCTTCCATTCATCCGTCATCCGTCATCGCTCATCCTTCCGGCTACCGTCAGGTTGCCCTGATGGGCGCCAATGTTCGCCGGTCTGGCACGCTCGACGCCGCCAAGGACAACTTGGAGATGCTCGACCTGTCGCGGGCGATCAGTCCGGAAGACGACCTGGCGCAGGCGTACGTCCGCATTACCCGCGGGTGCAACAAGTTCTGCACCTACTGCGTGGTGCCGTACACACGCGGGCCCGAGGTCCACCGTCCGCCGGAGAACATCGTTGATGAGGTCCGCCGTCTCGCCGACGCCGGCGTGCGCGAAGTGACGCTGCTCGGGCAGACGATCAACCACTACCATTTTAAGTTCGGCGACGGCCGAGAGACTTCGTTCGCCGAGCTGCTCTACCAGATCCATGAAGCCGTCCCGCATCTGCCACGGCTGCGCTTCGTCACCAGCTTCCCGCGCGACTTCACCGACGAGGCGCTCATGGCGATGCGCGACTGCGAGCGCATCTGCCGTTACCTGCACGTGCCGGCACAGCACGGCAGCGACCGCATTCTCAAGATCATGAACCGCGGCTACACCGCCCAGCAGTACCGCGACTTCATCGACCGCGCCCGCGGCTACATGCCCGACATCTCGATCGCGTCCGACTTCATCGTCGGCTTCCCGACCGAGACCGAGGAAGAGTTCCAGACCTGCAAGGACATCATCCGCCACGGCCGATTCAAGAACAGCTTCATTTTCAAGTACTCACCAAGGCCGGGGACGATTGCGATCGACCGCTTCACCGATGATGTGCCCGAAGACGTCAAACGCCGGCGGAACAACGAGCTGCTTGCAGTGCAGCATGAAGTCAGCGCTCAGAACAACCGGGAGATGATCGGCCGGACGGTGCAGGTTCTGGTCGAAGGCCAAAGCAAGCTGGTCAGCAAGCAGCAGGCTGCGGCTTACCCCAAAGCGCCTGCAAGCGGCGTGGAGCTGGGATGGGAGACCCGCAAGAAGGCCCGGCTCGCCGAGATTCAAACGATTGAGCCCGCCGTCACCAGCACCCAGATGGTCGGTCGCACGTCGGGCGATCAAGTCGTCGTGTTCGACGGGGAGATGTCTCTGAAGGGGCGGTTGCTCGACGTCGAGATCATCGACGCGAAGCAGATGACGTTGTTCGCGCGGTTGGCCGAGCTGCCGGCTGTCGTGCCATAGAACCAAACGGGTCTTGGAAAGCTGAAAAGGGAGAGGGAACCGATGTCGGAATCCGATGTGACGGGAAATGACATTCCGATCTCGGAGACAAGCTCCGAGGCAACCGCGCCGGCAGGTTCCCTTGCCTATTCCACCGGAGACGAACATTCGATCCCCGACCAGGCCCCGGTCGGACGTCTCGACGTGGCTGTCATCGGTATGAGGCTGCTGGCCACTTATTTCGTTGCGACATCGGCACCGGCGCTGGTCACCTATCCATTTCTGGCATTGTCGATCAAGAACATCTCGATTCAGTACGAGCTGGTACGGCTCGCTCCGTCACTGGCGGGCCTCGCTATCGGGATGGCGTTGTGGTTTATCGCCCGACCCGCGGCCCGGTGGATGCTTCGCGACGTGAGCGGGCTTGTCGGCGCACCCCGCGCTCGACTTTCGGCAGCCCACGCCCAATCGCTCGCGTTCTCTGTACTCGGCCTTGCGCTTGGTGCATACGCGTGTCGGCATGTCGCGACCATCGGGATCGCGGTTACGGCCCCCGGGATTGACGGCATGGTTCAAGACAAGAGTGCTCTGCTGCGAGAATCCGGGATCGACCTGTTCGTTGAAGGGGCCGTGGCATCCGGCATCTTCTTCGGTGCAAGGGGCATCGCATATCTCTGGCACCGTGCCCGTGCGACGAATTGAAGGCTCCGCCGAGCAGGCCAGTCAGGCCCGCCGTTTCATTGAACTGGTTTGGCAGCCGTTCCGACGTCAGATTCGATCGTCGTCAGAACCTTGTTCCATTGATCGGCAAAACGCCGGCTCAGTTCGGTGGTGGGCTTGGGCAGCAGGCTGCGTGCCTTGGCGATCACGGTCCGCGCCGATGCCGTATTACCCTCAGCGTGCCGCTTGCGTGCATCATCAATTGCAGCTTCGATCGCCGGCTGAACCACAGTCGCCAGTCGATAGCAATCCTCGGTCATCGTCGAAACGCCCGGCGCGGTGGCGTGGCCGACCTTCGGCCAATACTTCGCCTCATAGCAGAAGCCCGCTTCGGCGATCTGCTTCTCGAACACCCTGGCCCATTCGTAGCGGCCGAACGGTGCGGCGGGGTTGGACTTGGCCGTGTCGGCTTCACCGCACGACATGACAAAAGGGATCGCCGCGGCTTTGGGGTTGATCGACATCCACTGATCGCCCGTCGCCCAGGTGCCGCCCGAGTGGGCCGAGCAGCCGGCGACAAGCTCCGGATACTTCATCATGAACCGATGGGCGAACTGTGATCCGCCGGAGAAACCGTAAACAAACAGTTTCGGCCGGAGCTTGAACTGTTTCTGGAGGGATTCGAAGAGCCTGACCAGCTGCTCGTCGGCCTGCTTCTGGAGAAGCTGATACCCGTCATTGGGAAAGCTGGGGCCGACGACGATGCAGTCGCCGTTGCGCACCCAGCCGGCGAGCCCGGCGGCACCCTTGCCGTTGCCGCCGTAGCCATGAACGCCGACGACGAGCCAGTAGGTCTTTCTGGCGTCGATGCGGGACGGCTCATACAGGTAGTAATCTCGCCCCATTTCATCACGAATCGCCGCGTTCTCTGCCGCGCCGGCGGTCATGGCGGTGAGTGCGATCGTCATCAGCAGCAGGTGTGGTCGCATCATCGGATGGATTCCTTCAGACATTGACATCGTCGACCGCAATTCGCATTACGGAAACAGCGAGGTATTCTCGCGAAACGCGGACTGCTATCTAAATGACTGTGCGTGAATCGGCGCCGTTGTGGTGCAGCCGTCCCGGCTGCATCGCAGGCGGGACGCCTGCACCACAAGCGCTGAATCCCGCACTGCCATCTAGCGCTTCACCGCGCCGAATGCGGCGAAGCACCCATTCTTGTGAAGCACGACCACCTCGGCAAACCCCACCCGGCGGAGGAGGTCGGTCTGATACTCCAGCGGGCGAGGGGTGTCTTCCTTCTCGACGTAGGCAAACACATCCTGACGATACTTCTCGCCGGCAGTCCCGCCGCCACGCAGTTCGGAGAGATAAGCACCGTAGCGACGCCACATCATGGCCTGGATGCCGGGGTGATCGTGAGCCACCAGGTCGGAGATCCAGACCGATCCGCCCGGGCGCAACACGCGGTAGAACATCGCGAATACGGCCTCCCATTCGGCATCCGTTCGCAGATGGTGGAGCACGGCCGCTGCGGCAATGAGATCGAATGACCCCGGTTGAAGATCGAGGGAACGAACATCGTCCTGGACTGGCGTGACAATGCCCGTCGTCGCCGCCGAGACGCGCTCGACTGCACGGTCGAGCATTGGGCGGCTCAGGTCCACCAGCGTGCAGTGCATTCCGGGCAGGCGGGAAAGTAGCTTCAGTGCGTAGTTCCCGGCGCCACAGCCGACATCGAGCAGGGACCCCGCGCCCGGCGTGACAACGGACGCCGCCTCGGCGATCAATTCCAGCACCAGCGGCGCATCCACAGTAGCGGACTGCCCGGTCTGCAGGTTGCTGAACCGCTCGACATCGGCATCAAAACGGGCCCGGATTTCTTCAACGGTTGATTTCATGACGTGGCGATACTTCAACGCGCCGTTATCGCAATGTCACGCCAACAAAGAAACGGGCAGGCGAGATTCGCCTGCCCGTAGATACGTAGGACTATATTTACCGTGAATCCGGTGCAGATCCCCTTACCGCTGAGGAACCTGAACGAAGCCACCCTGGCCGGTACGAAGCGTGATCGTCTTCGACTGCGACGCCTGTCCGTTGCCAGTCAGTTGGTAGGGCTGCGCCTCGCGTTGGCCGTTTGCGGGAATGACCACGGTCGAAACGTCACCCTGCCCGCCGCGAATTGTCACCGTGCGCGACGACTGCGATTCGGTGGCAAAAGACGCTGAACTTGCGAGCAACAGGCTGGCGATCGCGACGAAAGTTGATTTATTGAACATGGGCACCTCTAAGCATTCGGTTTGTGTCGCTGCGGCGAACGATTCGCTGCATTGGACGACAGTAGGATGCCCGTGGGCCGTCCGAGGTGACAAATGGCTCATTCAGGCATGAACTCAATGTTTCATCACACCGCTGAGTTGGCTTGCCGCAGGTCTCGTCTGCTACTGCTTGACGGGCAGTGGTGCGCCAAGCTTGTCGCCATTAGCTTTGAACCCGTTGCCGTCGAAATCGACGTAGATGGGGTTGCTGATTGCCATCGGCGGCTCGCCGCCGGCACCCATCACCGGCGCGGTGGTGCCGCCTTCTTCGGTCGCGACCACGATCACATGCGCGTCGGCGGCGAACTTGATGGGCAGCACCTGATCGAATTTGACCACGCCGTCGGCGAACATCGCCGGGTGGGTTTTGCGGGTGAAGTTGAGCGTGGCGTCGGGCTTGCCATTGACGAGCACCTGAATCCTGTTCACGCCAAACCAGTTGGGGCACTGGACGCGAATCCTCAGTTTGCCGTCGCCGGAGATCCTGATGTCGTCACCGGGGATGGCCGGTGTCGTTGACTCGCCACCGCTGAGCCAGGCTTCGAGGAACGGTCCGCTGGACATCGTCAACCGGCCCTTTCGGCTTTCGCGGACCACATCCATCTCCTTGATCTCCGCCGGGATGTCGGTCTCGCTCTTGACCCAGTTGCGGATCGTGCCGCTGTCATGGAAGCAAATGTGGGCGTCGGTGTTCGCGACACCCGGCAGGCGATGACCCTGGTTCAGCAATTGGAGCCAGTTGAACATCCGGTCGTTGGATTTGTTGCCTTTGAAGCCGATGAACGGTTTCTGGTCCAGGATCGTGGTCGTCCAGATTTCAATCACGTCCGTGTAGGCGAGAGTGCCGTTGCCGCCGTCGGGCTTGCCGTCGCCGTCCTTGTCGAAGACAAGCCAGCCGATATCGGGGTGGTTCTGCTGCATGAGCTTGTCGGAACCGTTGTCGTGGTCCTTAAGCCGACGGATCTGTGTAAGCGCGTCCTTGTCGATCATCGGTCCACCACCGAACTGCGTGTGCGGATGAGCGTGCAGCGGGAACGTGTTGAGATGCATCAGCGGCAGGGGGGACCCGGTCAGTTCCATGCCGTCGCTGGTGGCCATCAATGCTTCGACCCCCATCGCCTTGAGGTAAGGCTTGTAGGAAGTGATGCGCTGGTGCTCTGTCGCGGCGGCAAACTCCACATGCTCGGCGATCAGGCAGGCGAGTCGGCCTTCGGTCTGCGTCGAGTTGTCGCCGCTGAGCGTTGAATGGTTGTGGAAGTCGGCGGAGATCCACCCCTTGGTATCGACGACGCGCGGGAGGCGGGCAGACACGGTGGCCTTGCGTCCGGGCGTCAGCTTTAAAGTCCGCCACGCCGCGTCGTACTCCGGCCCTCGCGACAGGAGGACGTAGTAGTCTCCGGCCGGCAGGGGGACCTCAAATTGTCCCTTCACGGAGAACCAGAGATTGCGGCAACCATCGGCGCGCTGATCGGGCCCCAGATCGGGATTCGGGGTCGAACCGACCCCAATAAACTGAACCTTCACCGGCGACGACTGTCCCGCTTCGTCAACGACATCAAACGCCACCGAGCACGCGGCCCCCAACTGCACCGCGGTCGATCGTTTGTCACCGCCATCAACCGTCACCGGTACGAAGGTATCGGCCCGGCCGGGCGTCGCAACCATCGCGATGAACTGGCCCTCCGACAGCGGCAGGTCGACGATACCCTTGGCCGACGTGAATCCACTGCAAACCACCGGCCCCTTGGCGTCGGAAAGTCGCTCGCCGGCGACGGCAGCCGTCTGGCGGATGGCAACGTAGGCGCCTTCCACAGGCTTGCCGGTGTCGGACGTCACGGCGACGGCGTACGTCTTGACCGCCGTTCCGACGGCGGCGGCCGCAGCCTGCTGCGCTCTGGCGGCGTCGTCGGCGACGACGAGCAGACGCGACAGGATCACCTCTTTGCCGGGCCCAATTTCCGCGGTGCCCGCGCCGGCCCCGGCCGTCACGGCATCGGGGTAGTCGATCAATCCTGCCGAGTTCTTGACCGTCGCCGACGATGGCGCAACCGACAACATCCCGCCGTCGGTTCGCACCAGCGCGTAAGCCATTCCGAAGTACCGGTCGAACGACTGCACGATCCGATGCTGCCCGGCAGCCGAAAACTCAGCGGGCTTCTCGTGAAAAAGCCGTTCTGTCAGACGCACTTTCACGGATTTGTCTGAGGTGTTGGTTCGGCGCGTAACTACCGTCAGATGCTGATCGCCGTCCTTCAGTGTGTAGTCGGTCACCGTCTCGATCGGGTCCTTGGCACTGGCCTTGCGCGTGGCGCGGAGCGTGACTTGGGTACCGTCGGACTTGATGACCTCCACCCGGTTGGCGGCGGGGCCTTCGCCGGCGAAGGCATGAGGGTGATAAACCGTCAGCTGGTCGTTGTTGGATCCCAGGAGTGCGAAGTCGATAACCGAACCCTGGGCACCAGTGATTCGCAAGTTCAGCTGCCGCTCGGGGAGCGACGAACCGATCACCGCGACGACCTTGTCGTTTTTCATCAGGAAGTCGCCGTAGATGGCATCAACTTCCTTGCCGCCGGGCACAAGGCCCCAATTATTCTTGTCGAGGGTCACGATCTGGCCGGCATGGGCCATACCGGTAAGGGCAGCACACACGCCGATTGCCATCAAGCCTGTTTTCAATGTCATCTGATCAATCCTCCAAAGATTCTGCCTGGGTCGGCCTGGACCATAGCCACCGCTCATGGCGCTTGGAACAGGAAACGATGAGCGTCCGATTCAGATACTGCGAGAGGTGCCTCTGGCGGCTACCGACGTGCGAGTGCAACTCACCCGGAGCATACCCCGAATTCGTTAAACATCGCCGGCGGCGACGCTCGGAATCCTGACGAGAATTGAATATGATACTAACAATTCGGCAACCGGCTGCAGCTTCGTTGGACGGTGCCGATCGTCTTCTGCCAGGATGGCAATTTGCAGATCCAACCCTCTGTTACCGTCACTACGCCATCGGACGCCACTCCGGCGATCACTCGACGCTACCTGCCAGTCAATCTCAAGCTCCTTCTGGGGCTGACCACTCTGCTGCTCGTTCTGTTTGCCCTGCTGCGGTTGGGCTTGATCATTCGTGTTCGTACCGCGGCGGACGCGAGCTGGTCGGAACTACTCTCGGCCTTCGTCATCGGTACACGCTTCGATCTGTCGGTCATCTCGTTCGTGATGACGCCGATCATGATCATCTGTTACCTCCCCTGGTTCGCGCCTTGGGCAGGTCCCCGACGGCGACGGATCTTTACATGGGGCGTCACCCTGTTGTTTGGCGTGATGGCCCTGATCCTGATCGCGGAGTTTGAGTTTTTCAACGAGTTTCAGGCGCGCTACAACCAGTTGGCAATCCGCTATCTGAATCACCCTGAAATCGTCGGGGGCATGACCTGGTACAACTTCCCGGTCGTCCGTTATCTGCTGGGATGGGCGGCGTTGACTGGCGTCATCCATCTGGGCGTCCGCACCGCGATGCGATTTGCCGGCGGAACCTCCAGTCCCGCGCGAGCGTCGGACGACACTACGGCTTCCATCGTCGAGCCGAAGGCCTCAAGCGTCAGTCGAACGGCAGAGTTCGTCGGTATCGGACTGATCATTGCTTCGATCGTCACAGGCGTTCGTGGCGGTGTGCAGGGTGAGCCGCTGCAGTGGGGCGATGCGTTTCGCGGCGACAACGAGTTTGTGAGCCAGATGAGCCTCAACGGGCTTTGGTCGCTCGCACATGCCGGCCTCGACTCGATCGATCGCGACCGCGAATCAGGGGCCTGGGCCAAAGGTATGGCACCTGACGAAGCGCGCCAGATTACCCAGAGGCTTATGACCGCCCCGGGCGAATCAGCGATCGAACCCGGCAAGCGTACGGCACTGCGAACGCGCGGCTCGGCCAAATCATCCGTCAACCTTACGACCGAGGACGGCCGGCCGGTCAACGTTGTTGTGGTCATGATGGAGAGCTTCTCGGGACGCTTCAGCGGCTCGACCGGCGCGCCGCGATCATTTACACCGGCTTTCGACAAGATCGCCAAGGAAGGCCGACTGTTCGATCGCGCTTTTTCCGCCGGATCGCACACGCACCAGGGCATCTTCGCAACGCAGCTGGGGTTCCCCAACCTGCCCGGCTACGAGACGCTGATGGAGAGCAGCGTCTCGAACCAGGAATTCTGCTCGCTCTCGTCCATCTTCCAGTCGCGTGGCTACCAGACGTTCTTCCTCTACAACGGCGATTTCGCGTGGGACAACATGCGCGGGTTCTTCCGTAAGCAGGGCGTGAAGACCTTCGTCGGCGGGGAGGAAATGCTCGTCGACGCCAAGTATCGCGATCCCGTCTGGGGCGTCTCCGATGGCGACCTGTTCGATCGGTGCAACAAGGAGTTCGAGGCGGCATCGAAGAAGGGGCCGTTCATGGCGGCCATCATGACACTCTCCAACCATGCCCCGTTCTCCGTGCCACCGGTGCCGGGTGCGCCGCCGATCACTGACATGGGCGAGCTCAACAAGCGACTTGAGGCTATGCGATACGCCGACTGGGCGGTCGGCAAGTTTGTCGAAGACGCAAAGAAGCTGAGCTACTTCAAGAACACGCTGTTCGTGTTCGTAGGCGACCACGGATTCGCCGTCCGCCCGAAGCTGACGGACGTGAACCTGCTTTACCATCACGTCCCGTTGCTTTTCGTGGCACCAGGGTTGGTCGGCGCGAAGGATTTGCCCGGCGTCGATCACCGGGTGGCGGCCCACATGAACGTCGCGGCGAGTGTGCTGGGGCTGATCGGCGTGACTGATACGCCGCACGCATCGTGGGGTCGCAGTCTCTTCGACGACACGTTCCCCGACGAGAACTTTGCCGTCTTCAAGATGAGCGGCGGCGGCAAGGCGGTTGCACTCGCTCGCGGCGACGAACTGCTGGTCCTCAACGATGCCAAGGCCGATCCGCAGCTTTTGAAGTACACCCTCTGGCCGCCCGCGGTAAGTCCGGCGACCGATCCTGATGCCCCCAACCGCCGAAAAGCGATGTCTCGCGAACTGCGGGCCTATGTGCAGTCGGGATTGGAAGACCTCACGCGGAGCAAGGCGGGTACGGTTCCGGCGGCAGGCAACTAGAGATGTCTGTCTGAGCGCCAGACGTTTCCAGGCGCCCCTCTACCGCTTGAGTCCCTCCGGCAGTTCTTTCAGGCGTTCAACTTCCAGCACCTCGGTGTAGTACCACGCCTTCCCGCTCGATTTCTTGTAGCCGACGACCTTCGCCGGATACTTTGCACCGTCGTGTTCTTTCCAATTGCTGAAACGGTGGATGTCGGATCGCCAGTCGATCCGGGCCAGCCGGCTTTCGGCTTTGTCGAAGTACAGGTCCATCGGCGGAGTGATCGTTCCGCTGACTCGCAAGCCAAACGCCGGCTTTTCCGCTTCGACAATTTCCGGGATCGCCTCGACCTTCGACTTCGGATCGGTCAGTGCCCCCAGCGTCCAGGCCCAGACCAGGAAGATCGCCGGCTCCTTCTCGTCCATAACGCGCTCTTTCTTCCCGAGCCACCAGTAGTTCGGCGGTTCGATGACGGAGACCCGCTCTTTTCCCTTGGCGGCCGGATCGGGGCTGACGTTCAGTCGTTCCTTGACGCGAAAGAGCTTGAGTAGTTTGTCTTCCCCGCCGGCTGCCTTGACGATCGTCGCAATACGCGCCTTGGTATCGCCGTCTGCGGCACTCAACGGCAGGGCGAACAAGACCGCGAACAGGACGATCGGAAGGTGGAACTGCTTCATATGTAGTCTCGCGGTCGGCACAATTGACATGGGCTGAATGCCGAAACAACCCCAGGCCGGCTATCGGGCCGGACATGACGGCCTTCGGCTCTCGCACCCTTTTACCGACCGAACGGCCATGCGTGGTGATCGCCCACAGACACAAGGTTTGTCCCGGCGTTCCCGGTTCGCTATGATTGGTGCGTAGGAGATCGTCCCAGCCCGACGCCACGGACACCCGAATGACCCCAGTAACCGCCGACGCCACCAATACCCCCCTCCGCGACAAAGTGCTGGCGGTGATCAATCTGATCCGCCCGGCCGTTCAGGCCGACGGAGGCGACATCGAACTGGTCGACATCCAGCCCGATGGGCAGGTTTCGATCCGTTTCCACGGTGCCTGTATCGGCTGCCCGAGCAGCCACATGACGCTTCAGCACGGCATCGAACGCAGCTTGCGAGAGAAGGTCCCCGAAGTGACGAAAGTCGTGCCTGTGGTGTGACAGGGCTTCGGGACACATTTCGCCTGAGGGTCGCTGATCGACCTTGGACCCCCGCTTAAGAGCCCACCAGCAAATCCGTGCCTTTAAGAGTACGCCCAGAACGCGGCGTACCTTTTCGCTCCACCTTTTGAATCCTGAATGACCGCCCTATGCCGTCTTGGCGACGCGCCGCCGCGGACCGCGGGGGACACGCTTGCGGCCGAATGCATCGGTCTCGGTCATCACCTTGCTGGCGCGGGTGTCGTCAAGGACCACCGATGCCGCCAATGCCCCTGACGCGGCCGAGCTGTTGATCGGGGACGTCGACACCCTCAGTGCGTGTTCGAGGCGTTTCCTGGCGTAGGCGACGTATTCCGCGCTCTGATCGATGCCGACGTACTGGCGGTTGTTCAGTGCGGCGCTGACGACCGTTGTTCCCGAGCCGTTGAACGGGTCGAGTACCACATCGCCGGGGTTGGAACTGGCTTTGATGATGCGGTCGAGGACCGCGATC is part of the Humisphaera borealis genome and encodes:
- a CDS encoding LTA synthase family protein, giving the protein MQIQPSVTVTTPSDATPAITRRYLPVNLKLLLGLTTLLLVLFALLRLGLIIRVRTAADASWSELLSAFVIGTRFDLSVISFVMTPIMIICYLPWFAPWAGPRRRRIFTWGVTLLFGVMALILIAEFEFFNEFQARYNQLAIRYLNHPEIVGGMTWYNFPVVRYLLGWAALTGVIHLGVRTAMRFAGGTSSPARASDDTTASIVEPKASSVSRTAEFVGIGLIIASIVTGVRGGVQGEPLQWGDAFRGDNEFVSQMSLNGLWSLAHAGLDSIDRDRESGAWAKGMAPDEARQITQRLMTAPGESAIEPGKRTALRTRGSAKSSVNLTTEDGRPVNVVVVMMESFSGRFSGSTGAPRSFTPAFDKIAKEGRLFDRAFSAGSHTHQGIFATQLGFPNLPGYETLMESSVSNQEFCSLSSIFQSRGYQTFFLYNGDFAWDNMRGFFRKQGVKTFVGGEEMLVDAKYRDPVWGVSDGDLFDRCNKEFEAASKKGPFMAAIMTLSNHAPFSVPPVPGAPPITDMGELNKRLEAMRYADWAVGKFVEDAKKLSYFKNTLFVFVGDHGFAVRPKLTDVNLLYHHVPLLFVAPGLVGAKDLPGVDHRVAAHMNVAASVLGLIGVTDTPHASWGRSLFDDTFPDENFAVFKMSGGGKAVALARGDELLVLNDAKADPQLLKYTLWPPAVSPATDPDAPNRRKAMSRELRAYVQSGLEDLTRSKAGTVPAAGN
- a CDS encoding NifU family protein, encoding MTPVTADATNTPLRDKVLAVINLIRPAVQADGGDIELVDIQPDGQVSIRFHGACIGCPSSHMTLQHGIERSLREKVPEVTKVVPVV